From the Corythoichthys intestinalis isolate RoL2023-P3 chromosome 13, ASM3026506v1, whole genome shotgun sequence genome, one window contains:
- the LOC130928604 gene encoding transmembrane protein 60-like — MSLAQRVLLTWVFTLVFLTLLVLKLDGKVQWNWFLIFLPVWVFDGILLLMLTIKMAGRCKPGFDPRNGSPDLRLRAWYLAAMLLKLAFCLTLCAKLEKLAEVKLTLVCIPLWTMLLGALVELGLNIFPERRDA; from the exons ATGTCCCTGGCTCAAAGGGTCTTGTTAACCTGGGTCTTCACCCTGGTCTTCCTGACTTTGCTAGTCCTCAAACTGGATGGAAAG GTGCAGTGGAACTGGTTCCTCATCTTCCTACCTGTATGGGTCTTTGACGGCATTCTCCTTCTAATGCTCACCATCAAAATGGCCGGTCGCTGCAAGCCGGGTTTCGACCCGCGGAACGGCTCGCCGGACCTGCGTTTACGCGCCTGGTACCTGGCGGCCATGCTGCTAAAGCTAGCCTTCTGCCTGACGCTGTGCGCCAAGCTGGAGAAGCTAGCAGAGGTGAAGCTGACTTTGGTGTGCATCCCTTTGTGGACCATGCTGCTGGGGGCGCTGGTCGAGCTGGGCCTCAACATCTTTCCTGAGAGGAGAGACGCCTGA